One part of the Arachidicoccus terrestris genome encodes these proteins:
- a CDS encoding S10 family peptidase produces MRKLSTLLTSLLLFTAVAVAQMNIPKDTAILTHHQATIGGQHFTYSVYKGTQPVWNKEGKIVATLGYTYYEREGIKDKSNRPISISFNGGPGSASLWMELGYTGPVRVNLDNAGRAVQPYGLKENPYSILDVTDIVYVDPVNTGYSRIVDKDAKGSEFFGVNQDINYLADWITTFLTRNNRWLSPKFLIGESYGTTRVSGLSKALQEPSRGVFLNGVILVSPTELGINRQGAVSEALNIPYYAATAWYFKKLPAELQQQKLTAILPEIESFTLDKLLPAIAKGSSIDPQDKQNIEAQLERYTGIAKQVWDQNNLTVRTSLFWKELLRDKGYTIGRLDSRYLGIDEKNGGDRPDFNAEIPAWARSFAPAANDYMRNDLNFKTDVPYWILSDHVYPWDSDNNHTGDQLREAMEENPSLHLLVQNGYYDGSICNFFNTKYTIWQITTSPSLKARTTWKGYPCGHMIYMDKESMIKGNEDIRQFIQASIPPKGQSSDYKISGM; encoded by the coding sequence ATGCGTAAGCTTTCTACTTTATTAACCAGCCTCCTGTTATTCACGGCCGTTGCCGTGGCCCAAATGAATATCCCTAAAGATACGGCTATTCTGACCCATCATCAGGCAACAATAGGAGGTCAGCACTTCACCTACAGCGTTTACAAGGGCACTCAGCCAGTCTGGAATAAAGAGGGTAAAATCGTGGCTACCCTAGGTTATACCTATTATGAAAGAGAAGGCATAAAAGACAAGAGTAACCGGCCCATCAGTATATCATTTAATGGTGGGCCCGGGTCAGCTTCTCTTTGGATGGAACTCGGATATACCGGTCCTGTCCGGGTGAACCTGGATAACGCGGGAAGAGCCGTCCAACCCTATGGGCTTAAAGAAAATCCATACAGCATTCTGGACGTTACTGATATTGTCTACGTCGATCCCGTGAATACAGGCTACTCCAGAATAGTGGATAAAGACGCTAAAGGAAGTGAATTTTTTGGGGTTAACCAGGATATCAATTACCTGGCTGACTGGATCACGACTTTTCTGACCCGTAATAACCGGTGGCTGTCTCCTAAATTTCTGATCGGCGAAAGCTACGGAACAACCAGGGTTTCAGGACTCTCAAAAGCTTTGCAAGAGCCTTCCAGAGGCGTCTTTTTGAATGGCGTAATCCTCGTATCCCCGACAGAACTTGGCATCAATCGTCAAGGTGCTGTCAGCGAAGCGCTGAATATCCCCTATTATGCAGCCACGGCCTGGTATTTTAAAAAGTTACCCGCGGAACTGCAACAACAAAAGCTCACAGCCATCTTACCGGAAATTGAATCATTTACACTCGACAAACTGCTACCGGCGATCGCCAAAGGCAGTTCCATCGACCCTCAGGACAAACAAAACATAGAAGCCCAGCTGGAGCGCTATACTGGTATAGCTAAACAGGTATGGGATCAAAATAATCTGACTGTCCGAACCAGTCTTTTCTGGAAAGAACTTCTAAGAGATAAAGGATATACCATTGGCAGATTAGATTCCAGATATTTAGGTATCGATGAGAAGAACGGCGGTGATCGTCCGGATTTTAATGCAGAAATTCCGGCCTGGGCTCGCTCATTCGCACCGGCGGCCAACGATTATATGCGCAATGACCTTAATTTTAAAACAGATGTACCTTACTGGATACTATCCGATCATGTTTATCCCTGGGATTCAGACAATAACCACACAGGAGATCAGTTAAGAGAAGCCATGGAAGAAAACCCTTCTTTGCATTTATTGGTTCAAAATGGTTATTACGACGGCTCGATCTGCAATTTCTTCAATACAAAATACACAATCTGGCAGATAACTACCTCTCCAAGTCTGAAAGCCCGTACCACATGGAAAGGTTATCCGTGTGGACATATGATTTATATGGATAAGGAAAGTATGATCAAAGGTAACGAGGATATCAGACAGTTTATCCAGGCTTCTATTCCACCGAAAGGCCAGTCTTCTGATTATAAAATAAGCGGCATGTAG
- a CDS encoding aspartate kinase translates to MKVMKFGGTSVGQPERMHQVAATVTEQKEPKIVVLSALSGTTNALVGISEALSTGDKAAAKKIIDGLDKHYNTFIKGLLKNSVLREKAKASIAEHFEFLNIILKISFSDALNKDILAQGELMSTKLFSIYLEELGVDHLWLPALEFMRIDANEEPDLKAIKADLTHILKKHPKVDLFVTQGYICKNVRGEVDNLKRGGSDYTASLIASAIKADVCEIWTDIDGMHNNDPRIVSKTRPIEVLSFEEAAELAYFGAKILHPTCIWPAQHAHVPVKLLNTMAPKAKGTTIQDNEEGKGAKAVAAKDGIIAIKIKSSRMLLAYGFLRKVFEVFEKYRTPIDMITTSEVAVSLTIDSDLHLKSIIKELEPFGAVSVDKHQAIVSIVGNSIVEEKEVLLNIFETISHIPVRMISYGGSRHNISFLVPAGSKNEMLQAINKGVFGLS, encoded by the coding sequence ATGAAAGTAATGAAATTCGGGGGCACCAGTGTTGGACAACCTGAACGTATGCACCAGGTAGCTGCTACCGTGACAGAGCAAAAAGAACCTAAAATTGTTGTATTGAGTGCCCTAAGCGGCACCACCAATGCATTGGTTGGTATCAGTGAGGCGCTTTCTACTGGAGATAAAGCGGCTGCCAAGAAAATTATTGACGGTCTTGACAAGCATTACAATACTTTTATTAAGGGGCTCTTAAAAAACAGTGTGCTGCGGGAAAAGGCGAAAGCATCTATTGCAGAACATTTTGAGTTTCTGAACATCATATTAAAGATTTCATTTAGCGATGCTCTGAATAAGGATATCCTGGCTCAGGGGGAACTAATGAGCACTAAGCTATTTTCTATTTATCTGGAAGAGCTGGGGGTGGATCATTTATGGTTGCCGGCACTGGAGTTTATGCGTATTGATGCTAACGAAGAGCCGGACTTAAAAGCAATTAAGGCCGACCTGACACATATTCTGAAAAAGCACCCTAAAGTAGATTTATTTGTCACGCAGGGTTATATCTGCAAGAATGTCAGAGGAGAGGTGGATAACCTGAAAAGAGGCGGCAGCGATTATACAGCTTCTCTGATTGCTTCTGCTATCAAGGCGGATGTCTGTGAGATCTGGACAGACATTGATGGGATGCACAACAATGACCCGCGTATTGTCAGCAAGACCCGGCCTATTGAAGTATTGAGCTTTGAAGAGGCGGCGGAGCTGGCATATTTTGGTGCTAAAATTCTGCATCCGACTTGTATCTGGCCTGCCCAACATGCACATGTGCCGGTCAAGCTGCTCAATACGATGGCACCAAAGGCTAAAGGAACGACCATTCAGGATAATGAGGAAGGCAAAGGAGCAAAGGCAGTGGCGGCCAAAGATGGTATTATTGCCATTAAGATCAAAAGCAGCCGCATGCTTCTGGCCTATGGTTTCTTAAGGAAGGTATTTGAGGTGTTTGAAAAATACAGGACCCCGATTGACATGATTACGACCTCTGAAGTGGCAGTTTCTTTGACTATCGATAGTGACCTGCATTTGAAATCTATCATTAAGGAGCTGGAACCCTTTGGTGCGGTAAGCGTGGATAAGCATCAGGCCATTGTTTCCATTGTGGGCAACAGTATCGTGGAAGAGAAGGAAGTATTGCTGAATATATTTGAAACCATCAGCCATATTCCGGTCCGCATGATCAGTTACGGTGGCAGCCGTCACAATATTTCTTTTTTAGTGCCTGCTGGCAGCAAAAATGAGATGTTGCAGGCCATTAATAAAGGTGTTTTTGGATTATCCTGA
- a CDS encoding RNA polymerase sigma factor, with amino-acid sequence MEETKLIQGCKRNQAWAQKALFDQHAPSMMTVCRRYIGNGQDAEEVMLSGFLKFFQKIERFDYRGTGSISAYLRRVMVNECLMHLRGTRYITTEEIEDYSISHDENALDQLSASEILQLITVLPTGYRIVFNLYVIEGMTHQEIAETLNIKEGTSKSQLSKARALLQQMIIKMESHGLQS; translated from the coding sequence TTGGAAGAAACGAAACTCATTCAAGGATGTAAAAGGAATCAGGCATGGGCACAGAAGGCCCTATTTGACCAGCACGCTCCTTCTATGATGACGGTTTGCCGAAGATATATAGGCAATGGACAGGACGCCGAAGAGGTCATGCTGTCAGGATTTCTAAAGTTCTTTCAAAAGATTGAGCGATTTGACTATCGGGGCACAGGCAGTATCAGTGCATATCTGAGGCGCGTTATGGTCAACGAATGCCTGATGCATTTAAGAGGTACGCGTTATATAACGACAGAAGAAATAGAGGATTATTCCATCAGTCATGATGAAAATGCATTGGACCAATTATCCGCATCAGAGATTCTGCAGCTTATTACCGTCCTTCCTACCGGATACAGAATCGTCTTTAATCTTTATGTCATCGAAGGAATGACTCATCAAGAGATTGCAGAAACGCTAAACATAAAAGAAGGAACATCGAAGTCTCAATTAAGTAAGGCAAGAGCCTTATTGCAACAAATGATCATTAAAATGGAAAGTCATGGACTCCAATCATAA
- a CDS encoding helix-turn-helix transcriptional regulator — protein sequence MPQNYDPHTPEALRDFAKTLGVPISHNRINIPQEYGKGYCTGFTFNEQIRMLIMDYELNREIVLANPDTDIRGKMILFKFQHVLPESKRANTQLPSVMIATRKVQADIIIPVHTQTATINIEVNAAYLASLLVSKNQSVILSQLLENNQPLLFEQTVYPSMLQIVDEIIKEPVKEPFRLFFLRVKAEELICRLLIELESRPSGRQLHPLNRTDIQVIYNIRENILAHLATPPTLATLASSANMSISKLKTLFKQVFGKSIYSYYQQFRIQEAARLLAERQLSVSEVGYHLGFSNLSHFSRVFNQHIGMKPKRFSMQK from the coding sequence ATGCCGCAAAATTATGATCCACATACTCCGGAAGCTCTTCGAGATTTTGCAAAAACATTAGGTGTTCCTATCTCACATAACCGGATAAATATACCCCAAGAATACGGAAAGGGATATTGTACCGGCTTCACATTCAATGAGCAAATCCGGATGCTTATTATGGACTATGAACTTAACCGGGAGATTGTGCTGGCCAACCCAGACACCGACATCCGGGGCAAAATGATTCTATTCAAGTTTCAGCATGTATTACCGGAAAGCAAAAGAGCGAATACACAATTGCCGTCTGTCATGATTGCGACCAGAAAGGTGCAGGCCGATATCATCATACCTGTTCATACCCAGACCGCAACCATCAATATCGAAGTCAATGCGGCATATCTTGCCAGCCTGTTGGTATCCAAAAATCAATCTGTCATTTTAAGCCAGCTTCTGGAAAATAATCAACCACTGCTGTTTGAACAGACTGTTTACCCGTCCATGTTACAGATCGTGGATGAGATCATAAAAGAACCCGTCAAAGAGCCTTTCCGGCTGTTTTTTCTCCGTGTAAAAGCCGAAGAGCTCATATGTCGTTTGTTGATAGAGTTAGAAAGCAGGCCATCAGGCAGGCAGTTGCACCCTTTAAACCGGACAGACATCCAAGTTATATACAATATCAGGGAAAATATATTAGCGCACCTTGCAACCCCTCCTACTTTAGCCACATTAGCCAGTTCAGCCAATATGAGCATCTCCAAACTCAAGACCCTCTTCAAACAAGTCTTTGGCAAAAGCATATATAGTTACTATCAGCAATTCAGGATACAAGAAGCCGCCCGGCTGCTCGCCGAAAGGCAGCTATCGGTCTCAGAAGTAGGTTATCATCTGGGATTTAGCAACCTTAGCCATTTTTCCCGGGTTTTCAACCAGCATATTGGTATGAAACCAAAAAGATTCTCCATGCAAAAATAA
- a CDS encoding FAD-dependent oxidoreductase → MLLRNTKVAIIGAGPVGLTMAKLLQQGGATAIVYERDVNAAARIWGGTLDLHKKTGQRALKKAGLLDQYFALSTAMGIKFADQRGTILVTKTPTAESQYDNPEINRNALRTMLLQSLLPGTIHWNKRLTTLETSDRKWILGFLDHTQAAVDVVILADGGLSKMRHFVTETSVEETGSFIVQGDVSNPEINCPELYRLCDEHRLMVAYGGYLLVINPLNNGTMTYGLVFKKPAEWSGHHPLDFNNRLAVIEYFSEQLDGWSDLYKGLFKVTEKFVVLPTRKLPLHNTWKSNRPLPITCIGDAAHLMPPFAGMGVNIGLLDAMILSENLTERNFASINDAIFDYEQQMFVYASAASKQSSENEMKMHDAGFQFQTLME, encoded by the coding sequence ATGCTACTAAGAAATACAAAAGTTGCGATCATTGGCGCGGGACCGGTTGGGTTGACAATGGCCAAATTGTTACAGCAGGGTGGTGCCACAGCTATAGTTTATGAAAGAGATGTAAATGCAGCGGCCAGAATTTGGGGAGGAACCCTTGATCTCCATAAAAAGACAGGTCAGCGGGCTTTGAAGAAAGCAGGGCTGCTGGATCAGTATTTTGCGTTATCTACGGCGATGGGCATAAAATTCGCGGATCAGAGGGGTACTATTTTGGTGACAAAAACGCCTACGGCTGAAAGTCAGTACGATAATCCGGAGATTAACAGAAATGCTTTACGAACGATGTTGCTACAAAGCTTGCTCCCTGGCACAATCCATTGGAACAAGAGATTGACAACGCTTGAAACATCTGATAGAAAGTGGATTCTTGGGTTTCTCGATCATACGCAAGCGGCAGTGGATGTAGTTATTTTGGCGGACGGAGGTCTGTCTAAAATGAGACATTTTGTAACAGAGACCTCGGTAGAGGAAACGGGATCTTTTATTGTTCAGGGAGATGTGTCAAATCCAGAAATTAATTGCCCTGAATTATACCGGCTGTGTGATGAACACAGGCTAATGGTGGCGTATGGTGGATATTTGCTGGTCATAAATCCTTTAAATAATGGAACGATGACTTATGGGCTGGTATTTAAAAAGCCTGCGGAATGGAGCGGCCATCACCCTCTGGATTTTAATAATAGGTTAGCCGTTATCGAATATTTTTCAGAGCAGCTTGACGGTTGGTCAGATTTGTATAAGGGGTTATTTAAGGTCACTGAGAAATTTGTTGTGTTGCCTACCCGGAAATTGCCATTGCATAACACCTGGAAAAGCAACAGGCCGTTGCCGATAACATGTATCGGTGACGCGGCTCACCTAATGCCACCATTCGCCGGTATGGGCGTGAATATAGGTTTATTGGATGCAATGATACTGTCTGAGAATTTAACAGAGCGAAATTTTGCGTCTATAAATGATGCGATCTTTGATTATGAACAGCAGATGTTTGTGTATGCTTCTGCTGCCAGTAAGCAATCCAGTGAAAACGAAATGAAGATGCATGACGCCGGTTTTCAATTTCAGACGTTAATGGAATGA
- a CDS encoding glycosyltransferase family 2 protein yields the protein MKYPQVAIVILNFNGRKFLEQFLPSVLASTYPNYKVVVADNGSTDDSIAFIEANYPAVELEKLGQNYGFAEGYNQALLKRNEAYFVLLNSDVEVSANWINPVIELMEADKQLAVCQPKVLSFNQKDQFEYAGAAGGWMDALGYPFARGRLFDTLEKDRNQYNTSTKIFWASGCSLFVKGAIYKKLGGLYGAFFAHQEEIDFCWRVQNAGHKIACCTESVVYHVGGGTLPKGHRKTFLNFRNSLMMLSRNLPLKEKWWKIPARLLLDGIFAIKCLIGGDFTSFQAIWNAHMAYYKWCIIKNGANNTERKATKALSGVYNGSIVIQYFLKGKKKFEDFIK from the coding sequence ATGAAGTATCCCCAAGTAGCAATCGTCATTCTCAATTTTAATGGCAGAAAATTTCTGGAGCAATTCTTACCCTCAGTATTGGCGTCTACTTATCCAAATTATAAGGTAGTGGTCGCCGATAACGGTTCAACGGATGATTCAATTGCCTTTATAGAAGCTAATTATCCGGCTGTTGAATTAGAAAAGCTGGGGCAGAATTACGGTTTTGCAGAAGGATACAACCAAGCACTTCTAAAGCGAAACGAAGCGTATTTTGTGCTGCTTAATTCTGATGTAGAAGTGTCTGCTAATTGGATCAATCCTGTTATAGAACTGATGGAAGCCGATAAACAGCTCGCTGTTTGCCAGCCGAAGGTTCTATCTTTTAACCAGAAAGATCAGTTTGAGTATGCTGGCGCCGCCGGGGGGTGGATGGATGCATTAGGCTATCCTTTTGCGAGAGGGCGTTTATTTGATACACTTGAAAAAGATCGTAATCAATACAATACAAGTACAAAAATATTCTGGGCCTCTGGCTGTTCATTATTTGTAAAAGGAGCCATCTATAAAAAGTTGGGAGGACTTTATGGAGCATTCTTTGCACATCAGGAAGAAATTGATTTTTGCTGGCGCGTTCAAAATGCCGGCCATAAAATAGCCTGTTGCACAGAGTCAGTTGTATATCATGTTGGAGGAGGGACGCTGCCAAAAGGGCATCGTAAAACCTTTTTGAACTTTAGAAACAGTCTGATGATGCTTTCCCGGAATCTACCGCTAAAGGAAAAGTGGTGGAAAATACCCGCCAGGCTGCTATTAGATGGTATATTCGCTATAAAATGCTTGATCGGTGGAGATTTCACATCGTTTCAGGCCATCTGGAATGCACATATGGCTTATTATAAATGGTGTATAATAAAAAACGGAGCAAACAACACTGAAAGGAAGGCCACTAAGGCATTATCAGGGGTTTATAACGGATCCATCGTTATCCAGTATTTTCTTAAAGGCAAAAAAAAGTTTGAAGATTTTATAAAATAA
- the porT gene encoding type IX secretion/gliding motility protein PorT/SprT, with protein sequence MILRPKYLGSIIAGLLITGLTTAQPRLNRENHDQLPFYFGISIGYNNSNLQTTRAAAFEQQSIFSRIEPHSSSGLALGFMVTKRISNRLEIRTIPKLILGGSKYLSYYYTDEYLEAHPEKKPIENIKLPANIFSVPLQLKLNSDRIRNFRVFMFGGVKYDINLSANASEYKEAMQLDQNPPPLFRKSDWGYEGGIGFNFYLPFTVISPQIKISNTLGNSHVRDTENPYSNVMNRFRTQMLVFSVTFEQ encoded by the coding sequence ATGATTTTAAGACCCAAATATCTCGGAAGTATTATTGCCGGGCTACTGATCACAGGACTGACTACAGCTCAGCCACGTTTGAACCGTGAAAATCATGATCAGCTGCCGTTTTATTTTGGGATCAGCATCGGCTACAATAATAGTAACTTACAGACAACAAGGGCTGCTGCTTTTGAACAGCAATCCATTTTTTCGAGAATAGAGCCACACAGCAGCAGTGGATTGGCATTGGGATTTATGGTGACTAAAAGAATTTCCAACAGACTGGAAATCAGAACTATACCCAAGCTAATCTTGGGAGGATCCAAGTATCTGTCCTATTATTATACAGATGAATATCTAGAGGCCCATCCGGAAAAGAAGCCGATTGAAAACATTAAGCTCCCGGCTAATATTTTCAGTGTTCCTTTACAACTTAAATTGAACTCTGACAGGATCCGTAATTTTAGGGTATTTATGTTTGGCGGCGTGAAATACGATATAAACCTGTCCGCCAACGCCAGTGAATACAAGGAAGCCATGCAATTGGACCAGAATCCGCCCCCCCTGTTCAGAAAGAGTGATTGGGGGTATGAAGGAGGTATCGGTTTTAATTTTTACCTACCCTTTACTGTAATTTCTCCACAGATAAAAATCTCTAATACACTGGGCAATAGCCATGTACGGGATACGGAAAATCCATATTCTAATGTAATGAACCGCTTTCGCACACAAATGCTCGTATTTTCCGTCACTTTTGAACAATAA
- the mgtE gene encoding magnesium transporter: MSEELEQNLIDAQFELLLHDKDAAKLQDFLNEQGISDVVALIDRYPDNEAAIIANMAVHRASRVFKLLDISTQKSVIKELPPFKTAELLNQLSPDDRTDFLEELPKSALRDLIKLLNPEEVKITLRMLGYPEDSVGRLMTPDYIYVYETDTVAEAFRIIRKNGKNSETIDVIYVINKKGELVDDFRIRDLILASSDMKISELMDGRIIALNVTDDQEKAGHIFRMNNRVALPVVDDNNILLGIVTIDDILWVTNEEYSEDMQKMGGTEALDEPYLDTPFFKLIRKRAPWLIILFLSEMLTTTAMTHYSEEIQQATVLALFIPLIMSSGGNSGSQASTLIIQAMAVGEVTIKDWWRIMRREILSGLTLGLILGIIGFCRISLWELFHNLGFMDFSYGDHWLLIAFTVGFALVGIILWGSLTGSMLPILLKRLGADPAASSAPFVATLVDVTGIIIYFATAYFVMGQLIQSGALNMTP, encoded by the coding sequence ATGAGTGAAGAATTAGAACAAAACCTGATCGACGCACAGTTTGAGCTGTTGCTTCACGATAAAGATGCCGCTAAACTCCAGGATTTTTTGAATGAACAAGGAATTAGCGACGTTGTGGCCTTAATTGACCGGTATCCTGATAATGAAGCAGCTATCATAGCTAATATGGCTGTGCACAGAGCGTCCAGAGTGTTTAAATTACTGGATATCTCCACCCAGAAATCTGTAATAAAGGAACTCCCTCCCTTTAAAACAGCAGAATTGCTAAATCAGCTCTCCCCGGATGACCGTACAGACTTTTTAGAAGAATTACCTAAAAGCGCCCTCAGAGATCTGATAAAGTTGCTTAACCCGGAGGAAGTAAAGATTACGCTCAGAATGCTGGGCTACCCCGAAGATAGTGTCGGGCGTCTAATGACACCTGACTATATCTATGTTTACGAGACGGATACCGTGGCCGAGGCTTTTAGGATTATCCGAAAAAACGGAAAGAACTCAGAAACCATCGATGTAATTTATGTGATCAACAAGAAGGGAGAACTGGTGGATGATTTCAGGATCAGGGATTTAATTCTAGCTTCGTCTGATATGAAAATCAGCGAGTTAATGGATGGTAGGATTATCGCGTTGAATGTTACAGATGATCAGGAAAAGGCTGGGCATATTTTCCGAATGAATAACAGAGTCGCCTTGCCGGTCGTGGATGATAACAATATTCTGCTAGGTATTGTCACTATCGATGATATCCTTTGGGTGACCAATGAAGAGTATAGCGAGGACATGCAGAAAATGGGGGGTACTGAAGCGTTGGATGAACCATACCTGGATACGCCTTTTTTTAAATTAATCCGAAAAAGGGCGCCTTGGCTGATTATACTGTTTCTTAGTGAGATGCTGACAACAACTGCCATGACGCATTATTCAGAGGAAATCCAGCAGGCAACGGTATTGGCATTATTTATTCCTTTGATTATGTCTAGTGGAGGGAATAGCGGTTCTCAGGCATCCACACTGATTATTCAGGCGATGGCAGTTGGAGAGGTCACTATTAAGGATTGGTGGCGTATCATGCGTAGGGAAATCTTAAGCGGCTTAACCCTGGGGCTTATATTAGGGATAATTGGGTTTTGTAGAATATCCCTGTGGGAACTATTCCATAATCTTGGATTCATGGATTTTTCCTATGGTGATCATTGGCTGTTGATTGCCTTTACCGTAGGATTTGCCTTGGTCGGGATTATTCTATGGGGATCTTTAACCGGGTCCATGCTTCCGATTCTATTGAAACGTCTGGGTGCTGACCCTGCGGCTTCTTCTGCGCCGTTTGTGGCCACATTGGTGGACGTAACAGGTATTATTATTTATTTTGCGACGGCTTATTTTGTTATGGGGCAGCTCATCCAGAGTGGTGCACTGAATATGACTCCGTGA
- a CDS encoding glycosyltransferase family 39 protein gives MRKNASLSRFIYFLVILKILIPYLLQSHYYEPHRDELLYLAEGHHLAWGFMEVPPVLSIFAFLTNLFGGSIFWIKLWPSLFGAATFLVAGKIVQSLGGGKFAIFLLFLPFIFGVYLRLFFLFQPNTPEVFFVTLMFYSLIRFSQVKKNKWLYVFGISVGLGMMSKYSVGVFTLSAVIGLLLTPHRSIFLNRHFWIASLISLLIVFPNIIWQFTHGLPIVHHMELLNKYQLQYVKPSGFLMDQLLMNLPCLYIWIVGLAYVLFSREGKKYRFAGFAFLFVLIILLILHGKNYYTLGAFPMLFAFGAYAIEQLTLKRYRMSRYIMVAFSVIIGVILIPIMLPVWKPSKLATYYQRVDAGKAGVLRWEDLQNHPLPQDFADMLGWKEMAGKVSRAYNLLDTEEKSSTILFCDNYGQAGAVDYYRKQFHLPEPLSDNASFLNWIPDSLAFNLENVVLVTDDKGEMDHPFVLECKQAILVDSITNPYAKERGSLIILFKGINDNFKKMVKGKIEKDKSIFK, from the coding sequence ATGAGAAAAAATGCCTCCTTATCCCGGTTTATTTATTTTCTCGTTATACTAAAAATTCTTATCCCCTATCTCTTACAGAGTCATTATTATGAACCGCATAGAGATGAATTACTATACCTGGCAGAAGGTCATCATCTGGCGTGGGGATTTATGGAAGTGCCGCCTGTATTGTCCATATTCGCGTTTTTGACAAATCTCTTTGGCGGTAGCATATTTTGGATAAAACTTTGGCCATCATTATTCGGCGCAGCAACGTTTTTAGTCGCAGGTAAGATCGTTCAGTCTTTAGGAGGTGGAAAATTTGCTATTTTCCTTCTTTTCTTGCCTTTTATTTTTGGGGTTTATCTCCGGTTATTTTTTCTTTTTCAACCCAATACACCGGAGGTTTTTTTTGTAACGCTGATGTTCTATAGCTTGATCCGTTTCAGTCAAGTCAAAAAAAATAAGTGGCTGTACGTATTTGGCATTAGTGTTGGACTGGGAATGATGAGCAAATACTCGGTGGGTGTTTTTACCCTCAGCGCTGTTATTGGACTTCTCTTAACCCCGCATAGGAGCATTTTTCTAAATCGTCACTTTTGGATCGCCTCGCTGATTTCTCTGCTTATTGTTTTTCCCAATATTATTTGGCAGTTTACCCATGGATTGCCCATTGTACATCACATGGAGTTGCTAAACAAATATCAATTGCAGTATGTCAAACCATCGGGTTTTTTAATGGATCAGCTCCTGATGAATCTTCCTTGTTTATATATCTGGATTGTGGGGCTTGCTTATGTTTTATTCAGCAGGGAGGGGAAAAAATATCGTTTTGCCGGGTTCGCGTTTTTATTTGTTTTAATCATATTATTAATATTACACGGAAAGAATTATTACACACTGGGTGCTTTTCCTATGTTGTTCGCATTTGGCGCCTATGCGATTGAACAATTGACGCTAAAGCGTTACAGGATGAGCCGATATATCATGGTGGCGTTTTCTGTGATTATTGGGGTTATTTTAATACCTATAATGCTACCTGTCTGGAAGCCGTCTAAACTCGCCACTTATTATCAAAGAGTCGATGCTGGAAAAGCGGGGGTATTGCGTTGGGAAGATCTGCAAAATCATCCTTTGCCACAAGACTTTGCAGATATGCTCGGCTGGAAGGAGATGGCCGGGAAAGTATCCAGGGCGTATAATCTATTGGATACAGAAGAAAAAAGCAGTACCATTCTTTTTTGCGATAATTATGGTCAGGCTGGTGCAGTGGATTATTACAGAAAGCAGTTTCATTTGCCCGAGCCGCTAAGTGATAATGCCAGTTTTTTAAATTGGATACCCGATAGCCTGGCGTTTAATCTGGAAAATGTTGTACTCGTCACTGACGATAAGGGAGAAATGGATCATCCGTTTGTTTTGGAATGTAAACAGGCTATTTTGGTGGATAGTATTACAAATCCTTATGCAAAAGAGCGTGGCAGCCTTATTATTTTGTTTAAAGGTATCAATGATAATTTTAAAAAGATGGTGAAAGGTAAAATTGAAAAGGACAAATCTATATTTAAGTAG